The following nucleotide sequence is from Deltaproteobacteria bacterium.
GTTTCCGGCGAGCTGGATCCGGTACATGCCCAGATTGGAGTGGAGGATTCCGGGTCTATCCGGGGCCTCGGAATAGACTTGGGGAAGGGTGATAAACGGGCCCCCGTCCCTGGGCCAGGAGACGATCGGGGGCAGATCTCCGATGGTGATCCTTTCGGCCAGGACCGGACCGTTTTTTACCCGTCTCGGAAGGGCATGGGGGGTGTGGAGCAGGGCGGAGATGGTAGAGATGGGGGAGCGGAAGGCGGTTTGCGGGCATGCCTTCAGTGCAAGCAGGCGCCTCGTCCTGTCTAGGGTGTGCCGGAATATGAACCTGCACCTTTCCATGGTGCCAAAGAGGTTCGAGACCGCCGGGAACCGGCATCCTTCCACCCGCTCGTAGAGGATGGCAGGCCCTCCTGCCTCCGAGACCCTCCGATGGATCTCCGCCATCTCGAGGTATGGGGAGACGCTCTCCCGGATGCGGACGAGGTGGCCGTTTCGCTCCAGATCCCGGATGCATTCTGAGAGAGAGCCGTAACTCATCTAAATAGCAAGAAAGGTCTGAGTGTGGAAATGAAAAAAGGCCAGGTTGTCATGCCTGACCCATTGATTGATGTTATGAAATGGCGGTCTCAAGGGGACTCGAACCCCTGTTTCCGGCGTGAGAGGCCAGCGTCCTGGGCCACTAGACGATGAGACCGTGTCGTGTGAAGGTACTGTGATGATCAGGACCTTGTCAAGGATACCCTTTGAAAGAACCTCGTTTCCCAGAGGGTCTTATTTCACGTCCTTGAACTCGGCATCGATGACATCGTCCTTGCCCTTTCCGGGGCCTTCTTCTTTCGTTTCCTCTCTGGGACCTGCTGAGGCGGCCTTCTTGTACATCATCTCAGCAAGGGAGTGGGACGCCTTCATGAGATTGTCCTGGGACCTGCGGATGGCCTCGAGATCTGAGGTCTCAACTGCCTTTCTGAGGTCGGCTATCCTGTCCTGGATCGTTTTCTTCGTGGCATCGTCCACCTTGTCGCCCAGTTCCTGGATGCTCTTTTCCGTGCTGTAGATGAGGGTATCGGCCTGGTTTCGTGCCTCTGCGAGCTCCTTCTTCTTCCTGTCCTCCTCGGAGTGGGCCTCGGCCTCCTTGATCATGCGTTGGATTTCCTCCTCGGAGAGCCCGCTCGAGGCCTGGATCCTGATGGACTGTTCCTTGCCGGTGGCAAGATCCTTGGCCGAGACGTTCAGGATCCCATTAGCGTCTATGTCGAAGGTGACCTCTATCTGCGGCACACCCCTGGGGGCTGGGGGGATGCCCATGAGTTCGAACCGTCCGATGGACTTGTTGTCCGCTGCCATCTCCCGCTCCCCCTGAAGGACATGGATGGTGACTGCGCTCTGGTTGTCTGCGGCAGTGGTGAATATCTGGCTCTTTCGCGTAGGGATCGTTGTGTTCTTTTCGATGAGCCGGGTCATGACACCGCCCAGGGTCTCGATCCCGAGGGAGAGGGGCGTCACATCGAGGAGAAGGACGTCCTTCACCTCGCCCTTAAGGACCGCTCCCTGAATGGCAGCACCGATGGCAACGACCTCGTCCGGATTGACGCCCTTGTGGGGCTCTTTCCCGAAGAGCTCACGGACCTTTTCCTGTACCCGGGGCATGCGTGTCATACCGCCGACAAGGATCACTTCGTCGATGTCGGCCATGGTGAGGCCGGCGTCCTTGAGGGCCGTCATGCAAGGTGGCACGAGGCGGTCGATGAGGTCTGAGACAAGGGATTCGAGTTTGGCACGGGTCATCTTGATCATGAGGTGCTTGGGCCCGCTCGCGTCTGCGGTGATGAAGGGGAGGTTGATCTCCGTCTCCATGGTGGTAGAGAGTTCGCACTTGGCCTTTTCCGCAGCCTCTTTTAGTCGCTGCAGGGCCATGCGGTCCTGGCGGAGATCGATGCCGTTTTCCTTCTTGAACTCGTCAGCGAGCCAGTTCAAAACCCGTTCGTCGAAGTCTTCGCCGCCGAGGTATGTGTCGCCGTTCGTGGCCTTGACCTCGAAGACCCCTTCTCCGATCTCGAGGATGGAGATGTCAAAGGTCCCTCCGCCCAGGTCGAAGATGGCGATCTTCTCCTCCTTCTTCTTGTCAAGGCCGTAAGCGAGGGACGCGGCCGTGGGCTCGTTGATGATGCGAAGGACGTTGAGCCCTGCGATTCTGCCCGCGTCCTTGGTCGCCTGTCTCTGGCTGTCGTTGAAGTAAGCAGGAACAGTGATGACGGCATCCGTGACCTTTTCTCCGAGATAGTCCTCCGCCGTCTGTTTCATCTTGGCAAGTATCATGGCGGAGATCTCAGCAGGGCTGTATTCCTTGTCCTTGATCTTGACGTATGCGTCGCCCTGTGGGCCTTCGACGATGGAGTACGGGACGATTTCCCGGGATTTCCGGACCTCTGGGTCGCTGAATTTGCGTCCGATGAGCCTCTTGACTGCGTAGATGGTGTTTTTCGGATTTGTCACCGCCTGTCTGCGGGCGAGCATGCCAACGAGGCGCTCCCCCTTTTCGGTGAACGCCACGACCGAAGGGGTGGTCCTTCCGCCCTCTGCGTTCGCCAAGACCTTGGGGTCCCCGGCCTCCATAATGGCCACGCAGGAATTGGTGGTTCCTAGATCGATTCCAATGACCTTTGACATATCATTTCCTCCTGAAATTTTGGGTTGTGAAAGGTGCTTTCCTTGCCGACAAGACAAAACTAAGCATCCCCGCCCGATTGTCCACCGCCTTCAGGGGGGGGAGATGGTTTTTTGGAAACCGTCACCAGGGCGGGTCTCAGGACCCGTTCGTGGAGGATGTATCCTCG
It contains:
- the dnaK gene encoding molecular chaperone DnaK; amino-acid sequence: MSKVIGIDLGTTNSCVAIMEAGDPKVLANAEGGRTTPSVVAFTEKGERLVGMLARRQAVTNPKNTIYAVKRLIGRKFSDPEVRKSREIVPYSIVEGPQGDAYVKIKDKEYSPAEISAMILAKMKQTAEDYLGEKVTDAVITVPAYFNDSQRQATKDAGRIAGLNVLRIINEPTAASLAYGLDKKKEEKIAIFDLGGGTFDISILEIGEGVFEVKATNGDTYLGGEDFDERVLNWLADEFKKENGIDLRQDRMALQRLKEAAEKAKCELSTTMETEINLPFITADASGPKHLMIKMTRAKLESLVSDLIDRLVPPCMTALKDAGLTMADIDEVILVGGMTRMPRVQEKVRELFGKEPHKGVNPDEVVAIGAAIQGAVLKGEVKDVLLLDVTPLSLGIETLGGVMTRLIEKNTTIPTRKSQIFTTAADNQSAVTIHVLQGEREMAADNKSIGRFELMGIPPAPRGVPQIEVTFDIDANGILNVSAKDLATGKEQSIRIQASSGLSEEEIQRMIKEAEAHSEEDRKKKELAEARNQADTLIYSTEKSIQELGDKVDDATKKTIQDRIADLRKAVETSDLEAIRRSQDNLMKASHSLAEMMYKKAASAGPREETKEEGPGKGKDDVIDAEFKDVK